One Anaerolineales bacterium genomic window, CAGGCCGGCCGCGCCAAAGATGAACAGGTATTTCACCTTTAAACCACTGGCCCATAAAAGGGCAAACCAAATGGCCAATATCACCAATGAGGTGCTCAAGTTCGGCTGCAGGATAATCCAAACCACAATACCCAAGGTATATAAAAGGCTGCGCCCAATCCAGGTGAGATTTTCCAGTTTTTCTAGATTCCTGGAAAAAAAATCTGCCAGGACCAGGATCACCACGATTTTGGCAATCTCGGAGGGTTGGATCAGGATCACCCCGGTATCGAACCAGCGAGCGGAACCATAAAGAGCCTGACCGGCAATAGTCAGGGCACCCAAAAAGATGGCGGTAATGATGTACATTGGACGGCTAATGGATGCCCAGAGATGGTAATCTATGGCTGCGGCAATGAAGATGACCGCGAAACCCAGAACGGCAAAGATGATCTGGCGCTGGACAATATTGGTGGACTCAAGCTCGATGTTCCCAGCCACCGAGGACCGAATCATTGTAATGCCAAAAATGGTCATCAATGCGACCGCACCCAATAACCAGAAATCGAAGTGACGCCAGTTCGTTTGACTCATTCGTAAAAGATTATCTCGCCCTTACATGCTCAGTAAATTTCGCCAGATTATAGCATTGCTGATCAACACCCGTAGCTAAGGAGTCAGGGTACTGTCAGCCGCCTTGAGCTCAAAGTATGCCTCCAAGACCCGCCTGACGATGGGGCCAGCGACAGTGGAACCTTCCTGGCCATTGTAAACGAACGCCACCACGGCAATCTCGGGGTCTTCGTAAGGCGCAAATGCCACCGTCCAGGCATGTGAGGGCCAGTTACCCGGCTCACACAGGTTCTTTGCCTGGGCAAATTCGTCACAATACTCGGCTGTGCCAGTCTTACCAGCAACAGCGATGTTTACATTCTCAAATACATCCTTTAATGTGCCTTCCAGTACAGCCAGACGCATCCCCTGGCGAATTTGGTCAAATACCCAGGGTTGCACTGTTTTCATTTCTCCGGTAGGCTGGCAACCCCGGATGGTGTTATCTTCGAAGACCTGGATGACCGGATCTGCGGTGAGGTCCCAACGCTCACGAGGGGTAAAGGGTTGAGTGACGTTGCCTTCACTGTCTAGTACTTCGTAAAGCAATGTGGGAGCCATCAGCTTACCCCCACTTGCCACCGTGGCAGCTGACATCAGCACCTGGAGAGGGGAAGCCAGATCATACCCTTGACCGACGCTGGAGATATAAGTATCACCTGTGGACCAGCTTTCACCCTGGTTGATGCGTTTCCAGGTTGGATCGGGAATCAAGCCGGCAGCCACATCCGGCAGCTCGATCTCTGGTGTCTTGTAACCACTCGGTAAGCCAGCATACCCATCATCCAATTCCCCGTATCCGAGGGCACGTGCATAGGTGCCCAAGCGGCAGATACCCAAACCGGGATCGACTTCATCTTCATATCCACCACCCACCTTGTAGAAATAAACATTACTGGAATTGGCAATGGCATGCACAAAATCGAGCTGGCCGAAGCCATCAGGATTGGTTTTATAGATCCAATCAACAAAATCGCGCGGTCTGCCGGGGTCGTTGGCATAATAAATCTGCTTGACAGTGATCTTTCCAGGTGTTTTTATGATCTCATCCGGTGTGACGATACCTTCGTTCAGCCCACCCGTTGCTGTGACCAGCTTGAACACCGAGCCTGCTGGCAGCTCAGAACCCACCGCCAGGTTGAGCAGTGGGTTACGTTTGTCAGCGATTAGCTGTTGGTAATAGTAAGCCGGGATAATTCGAGCCATGCGATTATTCTCGTAAGTCGGATAATTCACTAAGGCCAGGATCTCACCAGTGCGGGGATTCATAGCAATCACGGCGCCGCTGGTCATGCGTTCTTCGTCAAAGGACTGGTTCCAATCCATAATCTCGTCCTGGAGAATAGACTGGGCAGCCTGTTGCAAGCGGGTATCGATGGTGAGTACGACGCTGGAACCTGGGGTTGCAGGTTGAGGTGGGACGAGGTCATCGAGGATCTGGCCAGCGATATCCCACTCAACCACTCTGTGGCCATTCACACCGGCCAGCAAATTTTGAAAATACAGCTCAACACCGGCGTAACCTACCTTATCGCGGTTGGGTACGAAGCCTTGCGAACGATAGTACTCTTCTTCGGTGGCCGGTATTGGTCCTAGGAAACCGATGACAGAAGCAGTCAGCGAGCCGGTCGGATAATCACGCACCGGGACCACATCAACGCCTACGCCAGGCCAGTTTCCAGTATTCTCCTGGATCACCAGGGCAACTTCCTCTTTTACATCACAAGCAATTTTCACCGGTTCATACGGAGCAGTAGTTTCACCATATGTCACGATTTGGGTAATCCCATGGTCAGAAATGCATGGGACAAATGGATCATTTGGTGAAACCTCTCCACGATTTACCGGAACACTTGTGAGGTTGGATATTTCGCGGAAGATATTCTGGATCTCGCCGTCATCATCGGGTAAATTTGCTGGAGTGATCACCACGTTATAAGAGGGGATATTTCGGGCCAGGATGAACCCCTGGCGGTCATACACCATGCCGCGCGTTGCAGGCAAATTGATCTCGTGTGTGCGGTTCTCATTGGATTTAGCCAGCCAGGTTGAATACTCTACTACCTGTAAGCTGAATAAACGACCAACATAAATGAGGAAAAGGGCGATCAATATTGCACCAAAGAGGATGATGCGCCAGGGGGCAACCATATTTTGAAGGGCAGCAGAACTTTTCATACCTTTAACTCTTCCGGGTATAACCATCCGGCCAAATCATGGGTTATCGAAAAGATGGGCACGGACAGGATTAGATTTAATATCAAGCTAGGTAGGATGATCAAATTTAATACACTGATCAGCGGGAGATTCACACCGCTTACCAGTCGTGCAGCAAATGAAATAAACATTACCAACAAGGTGCTGATGAATGTAGCCGCCAGCATGGCTAATACGGGGGCTTTCCATACGCGCTGTTTTAAAAGGCGACCAATTCCCGCACAGATAAAGTAGGTGATTAGGTAGACTCCGAAGGGTAAAGCAGAATACAGGCTGGCGAAGATCCCCCCGATCAGGCACCACTGCCAAACGGATGTGACCCGATCCTGCAGAGCCCAGGCCAGGATAAAAAGCAGGATCAAGTCAGCCGTGCCATTCAACAAAGGCATGGCGCTGACAATTGTACTCTGGATAATAGCCAGTATGCCGAAAAGAATTAAGCCAGCAAGATTCGCCATTTTCGATAATCAGGGGTTGGTGGAAGACGGAACCAGAGGAGTAATATCAACGGGTTGGAAATTTGTGATAACCAAGACGATCGACAACTGTGAAAAATCGACCGCAGGTTGCACGCTGGCAGTTTGAAACAATGCGGAAGCTTCAGATTTAACCGTCAATACCTGGCCGATAAGCAAGTTGGCCGGGTAATTTCCTCCCAAACCAGACGTCATCACCAGCTCACCAGGGAGAACGGTGGCATTTTGGCTGATCATATTCAGCTCAATCTCACCTGTGATCTGCCCGTTGAGGACTGCCTCTTCACCGGATTCCTGCAGGATGACATTGACACTTGAGCCCGGATCATTGATCAGCTGGACACGTGCAGCTCCGGCCGTTACTGCGGCGATGTTGCCAATCAATCCTTGAGCGGTGATGACCGGCATACCTTTTCGCAGCCCGTCATCTGAGCCACGGTCAATAATCACATAATGCATGAAAGGGCTGATATCCCGGGCAATCACCGAAGCTGCCATATACTGGTTTTCAACATGCCGCCGTTCATAATCAACGAGTGTCGAGAGCAGCTGCGCTTCAGTAACCTGCTGCTGAAGTTCGACGATCTGGACCTGTAACTTGGAATTTTCCGCCTCAAGCTGGGCATTTTTTTGGCGGAGTGAGGTGACATCCTCGGGCTGGGCGATCAAGCTCTGAATTGCCTGGTAACGCTGAGCCAACCAACTTTGTGCTGATACAAATGGAGACAACACGATTCTGGATAACGGGGTCAGATATCCACCCAATGCCAGGCCGATGACGCCCAAGGCGACTAAAATGAGGATGATAAATTGCGTGCTACGCGGAGAATTAATTTTCATCATATGAGGCTCATTAATCTTTGGGACACACAACTAAAAATGACGAAGTTCCGCCTCGCCCCTTATGAGCCAAATTGAGCATGCCGACCATCACTCGA contains:
- the mreC gene encoding rod shape-determining protein MreC, encoding MMKINSPRSTQFIILILVALGVIGLALGGYLTPLSRIVLSPFVSAQSWLAQRYQAIQSLIAQPEDVTSLRQKNAQLEAENSKLQVQIVELQQQVTEAQLLSTLVDYERRHVENQYMAASVIARDISPFMHYVIIDRGSDDGLRKGMPVITAQGLIGNIAAVTAGAARVQLINDPGSSVNVILQESGEEAVLNGQITGEIELNMISQNATVLPGELVMTSGLGGNYPANLLIGQVLTVKSEASALFQTASVQPAVDFSQLSIVLVITNFQPVDITPLVPSSTNP